One segment of Drosophila ananassae strain 14024-0371.13 chromosome 3R, ASM1763931v2, whole genome shotgun sequence DNA contains the following:
- the LOC6497724 gene encoding ectonucleoside triphosphate diphosphohydrolase 5 isoform X1 has protein sequence MTNPDVRKRKLATDEKPPRRKSSGSPNGGSGGNRGGTSGLKISFLCLIVSVILLLFVFGVYRLYYCNNNAPAPRVLTKPSDFPTVTVPYFHVEPHFPPPPSTTHRSVLKKPSTNPPTKPAGFVSENASPYLARLASKFGYSKVQYAAIIDAGSTGSRVLAYKFNRSFIDNKLVLYEELFKERKPGLSSFADNPAEGAHSIKLLLDEARAFIPKEHWSSTPLVLKATAGLRLLPASKAENILNAVRELFAKSEFNVDMDAVEIMEGTDEGIFSWFTVNFLLGRLSKSNQAAALDLGGGSTQVTFSPTDPEQVPIYDKYMHEVVTSSKKINVFTHSYLGLGLMAARHAVFSHGYKKDENVLESVCVNPIIANRTWTYGNVQYKVSGKENGKSSAEQPIVDFEACLELVKSKVMPLVKPKPFTLKQHTVAAFSYYFERAIESGLVDPLAGGETTVEAYRKKAQEICAIPNDEQPFMCFDLTFISTLLREGFGLNDGKKIKLYKKIDGHEISWALGCAYNVLTSDEKFSNS, from the exons ATGACAAACCCCGACGTCCGGAAGAGAAAA CTTGCCACCGACGAGAAGCCGCCCAGACGAAAAAGCAGCGGATCCCCCAATGGCGGCAGCGGAGGAAACCGCGGCGGCACCAGCGGCCTCAAGATCTCATTTCTGTGTCTGATCGTTTCCGTGATCCTCCTGCTCTTTGTGTTCGGTGTGTATCGTTTGTATTACTGCAATAATAATGCTCCCGCCCCAAGAGTGCTAACTAAACCCTCTGACTTTCCCACTGTTACTGTTCCCTACTTCCATGTGGAACCTCATTTTCCGCCGCCACCATCGACCACACATCGCTCCGTTCTCAAAAAACCATCAACCAACCCGCCAACCAAACCTGCAGGCTTCGTCTCCGAGAACGCCAGTCCATACCTCGCCCGTTTGGCCTCCAAGTTCGGATACAGCAAGGTGCAGTATGCCGCCATCATCGACGCTGGCTCGACTGGAAGCCGGGTTCTGGCCTACAAGTTCAATCGCAGCTTCATCGACAACAAGCTGGTGCTGTACGAGGAGCTGTTCAAGGAGCGAAAGCCCGGACTGAGCTCCTTCGCTGACAACCCAGCGGAGGGAGCCCACTCCATTAAGCTGCTTCTGGACGAGGCCCGGGCCTTCATCCCCAAGGAGCACTGGTCGTCCACGCCGCTGGTCCTGAAGGCCACTGCCGGCCTGAGGCTTCTGCCCGCCAGCAAGGCTGAGAACATCCTGAACGCTGTGCGCGAATTGTTCGCAAAGTCCGAGTTCAACGTGGACATGGACGCCGTGGAAATCATGGAGGGAACCGACGAAGGCATTTTCAGCTGGTTCACAGTCAACTTCCTGCTCGGACGTCTCTCCAAGAGCAACCAAGCCGCCGCCCTGGACTTGGGAGGCGGCAGCACCCAGGTCACCTTTTCGCCAACCGACCCCGAGCAGGTCCCCATTTACGACAAGTATATGCACGAGGTGGTCACCTCCAGCAAGAAGATCAACGTCTTCACGCACAGCtacctgggcctgggcctgatGGCCGCCCGCCACGCCGTCTTCTCGCACGGCTACAAGAAGGACGAGAACGTTCTGGAGAGCGTCTGCGTGAATCCCATCATCGCCAACCGTACTTGGACGTACGGGAATGTCCAGTACAAGGTCAGCGGCAAGGAGAACGGAAAGTCCAGTGCCGAGCAGCCCATTGTCGACTTTGAAGCCTGCTTGGAGCTGGTGAAGAGCAAGGTGATGCCGCTGGTGAAGCCCAAGCCGTTCACCCTCAAGCAGCACACAGTGGCCGCGTTCAGCTACTACTTCGAGCGGGCCATCGAGTCCGGCCTGGTGGATCCTTTGGCGGGTGGAGAGACCACTGTGGAGGCGTATCGCAAGAAGGCGCAGGAGATCTGCGCCATTCCCAACGATGAGCAGCCCTTCATGTGCTTCGACCTCACCTTCATCTCCACCCTGCTGCGCGAAGGATTTGGTCTCAACGACGGAAAGAAGATAAAG CTTTACAAGAAAATCGACGGCCATGAAATCTCGTGGGCTCTGGGATGTGCGTACAACGTCCTGACGAGCGACGAAAAATTCAGTAATTCCTAA
- the LOC6497724 gene encoding ectonucleoside triphosphate diphosphohydrolase 5 isoform X3 has protein sequence MTNPDVRKRKLATDEKPPRRKSSGSPNGGSGGNRGGTSGLKISFLCLIVSVILLLFVFGFVSENASPYLARLASKFGYSKVQYAAIIDAGSTGSRVLAYKFNRSFIDNKLVLYEELFKERKPGLSSFADNPAEGAHSIKLLLDEARAFIPKEHWSSTPLVLKATAGLRLLPASKAENILNAVRELFAKSEFNVDMDAVEIMEGTDEGIFSWFTVNFLLGRLSKSNQAAALDLGGGSTQVTFSPTDPEQVPIYDKYMHEVVTSSKKINVFTHSYLGLGLMAARHAVFSHGYKKDENVLESVCVNPIIANRTWTYGNVQYKVSGKENGKSSAEQPIVDFEACLELVKSKVMPLVKPKPFTLKQHTVAAFSYYFERAIESGLVDPLAGGETTVEAYRKKAQEICAIPNDEQPFMCFDLTFISTLLREGFGLNDGKKIKLYKKIDGHEISWALGCAYNVLTSDEKFSNS, from the exons ATGACAAACCCCGACGTCCGGAAGAGAAAA CTTGCCACCGACGAGAAGCCGCCCAGACGAAAAAGCAGCGGATCCCCCAATGGCGGCAGCGGAGGAAACCGCGGCGGCACCAGCGGCCTCAAGATCTCATTTCTGTGTCTGATCGTTTCCGTGATCCTCCTGCTCTTTGTGTTCG GCTTCGTCTCCGAGAACGCCAGTCCATACCTCGCCCGTTTGGCCTCCAAGTTCGGATACAGCAAGGTGCAGTATGCCGCCATCATCGACGCTGGCTCGACTGGAAGCCGGGTTCTGGCCTACAAGTTCAATCGCAGCTTCATCGACAACAAGCTGGTGCTGTACGAGGAGCTGTTCAAGGAGCGAAAGCCCGGACTGAGCTCCTTCGCTGACAACCCAGCGGAGGGAGCCCACTCCATTAAGCTGCTTCTGGACGAGGCCCGGGCCTTCATCCCCAAGGAGCACTGGTCGTCCACGCCGCTGGTCCTGAAGGCCACTGCCGGCCTGAGGCTTCTGCCCGCCAGCAAGGCTGAGAACATCCTGAACGCTGTGCGCGAATTGTTCGCAAAGTCCGAGTTCAACGTGGACATGGACGCCGTGGAAATCATGGAGGGAACCGACGAAGGCATTTTCAGCTGGTTCACAGTCAACTTCCTGCTCGGACGTCTCTCCAAGAGCAACCAAGCCGCCGCCCTGGACTTGGGAGGCGGCAGCACCCAGGTCACCTTTTCGCCAACCGACCCCGAGCAGGTCCCCATTTACGACAAGTATATGCACGAGGTGGTCACCTCCAGCAAGAAGATCAACGTCTTCACGCACAGCtacctgggcctgggcctgatGGCCGCCCGCCACGCCGTCTTCTCGCACGGCTACAAGAAGGACGAGAACGTTCTGGAGAGCGTCTGCGTGAATCCCATCATCGCCAACCGTACTTGGACGTACGGGAATGTCCAGTACAAGGTCAGCGGCAAGGAGAACGGAAAGTCCAGTGCCGAGCAGCCCATTGTCGACTTTGAAGCCTGCTTGGAGCTGGTGAAGAGCAAGGTGATGCCGCTGGTGAAGCCCAAGCCGTTCACCCTCAAGCAGCACACAGTGGCCGCGTTCAGCTACTACTTCGAGCGGGCCATCGAGTCCGGCCTGGTGGATCCTTTGGCGGGTGGAGAGACCACTGTGGAGGCGTATCGCAAGAAGGCGCAGGAGATCTGCGCCATTCCCAACGATGAGCAGCCCTTCATGTGCTTCGACCTCACCTTCATCTCCACCCTGCTGCGCGAAGGATTTGGTCTCAACGACGGAAAGAAGATAAAG CTTTACAAGAAAATCGACGGCCATGAAATCTCGTGGGCTCTGGGATGTGCGTACAACGTCCTGACGAGCGACGAAAAATTCAGTAATTCCTAA
- the LOC6497724 gene encoding ectonucleoside triphosphate diphosphohydrolase 5 isoform X2: MHYLQGEKRRNRLQLATDEKPPRRKSSGSPNGGSGGNRGGTSGLKISFLCLIVSVILLLFVFGFVSENASPYLARLASKFGYSKVQYAAIIDAGSTGSRVLAYKFNRSFIDNKLVLYEELFKERKPGLSSFADNPAEGAHSIKLLLDEARAFIPKEHWSSTPLVLKATAGLRLLPASKAENILNAVRELFAKSEFNVDMDAVEIMEGTDEGIFSWFTVNFLLGRLSKSNQAAALDLGGGSTQVTFSPTDPEQVPIYDKYMHEVVTSSKKINVFTHSYLGLGLMAARHAVFSHGYKKDENVLESVCVNPIIANRTWTYGNVQYKVSGKENGKSSAEQPIVDFEACLELVKSKVMPLVKPKPFTLKQHTVAAFSYYFERAIESGLVDPLAGGETTVEAYRKKAQEICAIPNDEQPFMCFDLTFISTLLREGFGLNDGKKIKLYKKIDGHEISWALGCAYNVLTSDEKFSNS; this comes from the exons ATGCACTATCTGCAGGGGGAGAAGCGCCGGAACAGGTTGCAA CTTGCCACCGACGAGAAGCCGCCCAGACGAAAAAGCAGCGGATCCCCCAATGGCGGCAGCGGAGGAAACCGCGGCGGCACCAGCGGCCTCAAGATCTCATTTCTGTGTCTGATCGTTTCCGTGATCCTCCTGCTCTTTGTGTTCG GCTTCGTCTCCGAGAACGCCAGTCCATACCTCGCCCGTTTGGCCTCCAAGTTCGGATACAGCAAGGTGCAGTATGCCGCCATCATCGACGCTGGCTCGACTGGAAGCCGGGTTCTGGCCTACAAGTTCAATCGCAGCTTCATCGACAACAAGCTGGTGCTGTACGAGGAGCTGTTCAAGGAGCGAAAGCCCGGACTGAGCTCCTTCGCTGACAACCCAGCGGAGGGAGCCCACTCCATTAAGCTGCTTCTGGACGAGGCCCGGGCCTTCATCCCCAAGGAGCACTGGTCGTCCACGCCGCTGGTCCTGAAGGCCACTGCCGGCCTGAGGCTTCTGCCCGCCAGCAAGGCTGAGAACATCCTGAACGCTGTGCGCGAATTGTTCGCAAAGTCCGAGTTCAACGTGGACATGGACGCCGTGGAAATCATGGAGGGAACCGACGAAGGCATTTTCAGCTGGTTCACAGTCAACTTCCTGCTCGGACGTCTCTCCAAGAGCAACCAAGCCGCCGCCCTGGACTTGGGAGGCGGCAGCACCCAGGTCACCTTTTCGCCAACCGACCCCGAGCAGGTCCCCATTTACGACAAGTATATGCACGAGGTGGTCACCTCCAGCAAGAAGATCAACGTCTTCACGCACAGCtacctgggcctgggcctgatGGCCGCCCGCCACGCCGTCTTCTCGCACGGCTACAAGAAGGACGAGAACGTTCTGGAGAGCGTCTGCGTGAATCCCATCATCGCCAACCGTACTTGGACGTACGGGAATGTCCAGTACAAGGTCAGCGGCAAGGAGAACGGAAAGTCCAGTGCCGAGCAGCCCATTGTCGACTTTGAAGCCTGCTTGGAGCTGGTGAAGAGCAAGGTGATGCCGCTGGTGAAGCCCAAGCCGTTCACCCTCAAGCAGCACACAGTGGCCGCGTTCAGCTACTACTTCGAGCGGGCCATCGAGTCCGGCCTGGTGGATCCTTTGGCGGGTGGAGAGACCACTGTGGAGGCGTATCGCAAGAAGGCGCAGGAGATCTGCGCCATTCCCAACGATGAGCAGCCCTTCATGTGCTTCGACCTCACCTTCATCTCCACCCTGCTGCGCGAAGGATTTGGTCTCAACGACGGAAAGAAGATAAAG CTTTACAAGAAAATCGACGGCCATGAAATCTCGTGGGCTCTGGGATGTGCGTACAACGTCCTGACGAGCGACGAAAAATTCAGTAATTCCTAA
- the LOC6497724 gene encoding ectonucleoside triphosphate diphosphohydrolase 5 isoform X4 yields the protein MKYEYKLLATDEKPPRRKSSGSPNGGSGGNRGGTSGLKISFLCLIVSVILLLFVFGFVSENASPYLARLASKFGYSKVQYAAIIDAGSTGSRVLAYKFNRSFIDNKLVLYEELFKERKPGLSSFADNPAEGAHSIKLLLDEARAFIPKEHWSSTPLVLKATAGLRLLPASKAENILNAVRELFAKSEFNVDMDAVEIMEGTDEGIFSWFTVNFLLGRLSKSNQAAALDLGGGSTQVTFSPTDPEQVPIYDKYMHEVVTSSKKINVFTHSYLGLGLMAARHAVFSHGYKKDENVLESVCVNPIIANRTWTYGNVQYKVSGKENGKSSAEQPIVDFEACLELVKSKVMPLVKPKPFTLKQHTVAAFSYYFERAIESGLVDPLAGGETTVEAYRKKAQEICAIPNDEQPFMCFDLTFISTLLREGFGLNDGKKIKLYKKIDGHEISWALGCAYNVLTSDEKFSNS from the exons ATGAAATACGAATATAAGCTG CTTGCCACCGACGAGAAGCCGCCCAGACGAAAAAGCAGCGGATCCCCCAATGGCGGCAGCGGAGGAAACCGCGGCGGCACCAGCGGCCTCAAGATCTCATTTCTGTGTCTGATCGTTTCCGTGATCCTCCTGCTCTTTGTGTTCG GCTTCGTCTCCGAGAACGCCAGTCCATACCTCGCCCGTTTGGCCTCCAAGTTCGGATACAGCAAGGTGCAGTATGCCGCCATCATCGACGCTGGCTCGACTGGAAGCCGGGTTCTGGCCTACAAGTTCAATCGCAGCTTCATCGACAACAAGCTGGTGCTGTACGAGGAGCTGTTCAAGGAGCGAAAGCCCGGACTGAGCTCCTTCGCTGACAACCCAGCGGAGGGAGCCCACTCCATTAAGCTGCTTCTGGACGAGGCCCGGGCCTTCATCCCCAAGGAGCACTGGTCGTCCACGCCGCTGGTCCTGAAGGCCACTGCCGGCCTGAGGCTTCTGCCCGCCAGCAAGGCTGAGAACATCCTGAACGCTGTGCGCGAATTGTTCGCAAAGTCCGAGTTCAACGTGGACATGGACGCCGTGGAAATCATGGAGGGAACCGACGAAGGCATTTTCAGCTGGTTCACAGTCAACTTCCTGCTCGGACGTCTCTCCAAGAGCAACCAAGCCGCCGCCCTGGACTTGGGAGGCGGCAGCACCCAGGTCACCTTTTCGCCAACCGACCCCGAGCAGGTCCCCATTTACGACAAGTATATGCACGAGGTGGTCACCTCCAGCAAGAAGATCAACGTCTTCACGCACAGCtacctgggcctgggcctgatGGCCGCCCGCCACGCCGTCTTCTCGCACGGCTACAAGAAGGACGAGAACGTTCTGGAGAGCGTCTGCGTGAATCCCATCATCGCCAACCGTACTTGGACGTACGGGAATGTCCAGTACAAGGTCAGCGGCAAGGAGAACGGAAAGTCCAGTGCCGAGCAGCCCATTGTCGACTTTGAAGCCTGCTTGGAGCTGGTGAAGAGCAAGGTGATGCCGCTGGTGAAGCCCAAGCCGTTCACCCTCAAGCAGCACACAGTGGCCGCGTTCAGCTACTACTTCGAGCGGGCCATCGAGTCCGGCCTGGTGGATCCTTTGGCGGGTGGAGAGACCACTGTGGAGGCGTATCGCAAGAAGGCGCAGGAGATCTGCGCCATTCCCAACGATGAGCAGCCCTTCATGTGCTTCGACCTCACCTTCATCTCCACCCTGCTGCGCGAAGGATTTGGTCTCAACGACGGAAAGAAGATAAAG CTTTACAAGAAAATCGACGGCCATGAAATCTCGTGGGCTCTGGGATGTGCGTACAACGTCCTGACGAGCGACGAAAAATTCAGTAATTCCTAA
- the LOC6497805 gene encoding geranylgeranyl transferase type-2 subunit beta: MDFTTFVKPTNGGGDAEASNKSLQFWKHVEYIENHGKQEDDYEYCMTEFLRMSGIYWGTTALDIMGQLDRLERKFIIDFVKRCQCPTTGGFAPCEGHDPHLLYTLSAVQILCTYDALDEIDCEAVVRFVVGLQQPDGSFFGDKWGEVDTRFSFCAVATLTLLQRLEQSIDVEKAVKFVLSCCNQTDGGFGSKPGAESHAGLIYCCVGFFSLTNRLHLVDVDKLGWWLCERQLPSGGLNGRPEKLPDVCYSWWVLASLTIMGRLHWISSEKLQQFILSCQDLETGGFSDRTGNMPDIFHTLFGIGGLSLLGHSGLKPINPTLCMPQYIIDRLDIKPQILARS, from the exons ATGGATTTCACGACCTTCGTTAAGCCCACAAATGGGGGTGGCGATGCCGAAGCCAGCAACAAGTCTCTGCAGTTCTGGAAGCACGTCGAGTACATCGAGAACCATGGAAAACAGGAGGACGACTACGAGTACTGTATGACTGAGTTCCTACGCATGTCGGGCATATACTGGGGCACCACTGCCCTGGACATAATGGGCCAGCTGGATCGCCTGGAACGCAAGTTCATCATCGACTTTGTGAAGCGGTGTCAGTGCCCCACAACTGGAGGATTCGCTCCCTGCGAGGGACACGATCCCCATTTGTTGTATACTCTGTCGGCTGTGCAAATCCTTTGCACCTACGACGCTCTGGATGAGATAGACTGCGAGGCGGTGGTGCGCTTCGTCGTGGGACTACAACAACCAGATGGCAGCTTCTTTGGGGACAAGTGGGGCGAAGTGGACACACGATTCAGCTTCTGTGCTGTAGCGACACTGACGCTGCTCCAGCGCCTCGAGCAGAGCATTGATGTGGAGAAGGCGGTGAAGTTTGTACTATCCTGCTGCAACCAGACAGACGGAGGATTCGGCTCCAAACCGGGAGCAGAGTCGCATGCCG GCCTCATCTACTGCTGCGTGGGCTTCTTCTCGCTAACGAATCGTCTGCACCTGGTGGACGTGGACAAGCTGGGCTGGTGGCTGTGCGAGCGGCAGCTGCCGTCGGGCGGGCTTAACGGCAGGCCGGAGAAGCTGCCTGACGTGTGCTACTCGTGGTGGGTGCTCGCCTCGTTGACCATTATGGGTCGCCTGCACTGGATCAGTTCCGAGAAGCTGCAGCAGTTCATCCTCTCCTGCCAGGACTTGGAGACGGGTGGCTTTTCCGATCGCACCGGCAACATGCCCGACATATTCCACACGCTGTTTGGCATCGGGGGCCTGTCCCTGCTTGGACATTCCGGCTTGAAGCCCATAAACCCCACGCTATGCATGCCGCAGTACATTATTGATCGGCTGGACATCAAGCCCCAGATATTGGCGAGGTCTTGA
- the LOC6497725 gene encoding peroxiredoxin-6, translating into MSGKALNIGDQFPNFEAETNEGKIDFYDWMGDSWAILFSHPADYTPVCTTELARVGSLVPEFLKRGVKPIALSCDTAQSHRGWIEDIKSFGKLGSFDYPIIADDKRELALKFNMLDKDELNADGIPLTCRAVFIIDEKKKLRLSILYPATTGRNFDEILRVIDSLQLTQTKSVATPADWKKGGNCMVLPTVKPEDVPKLFPNGVETVEVPSGKSYLRITPQP; encoded by the exons ATGTCGGGCAAGGCTTTAAATATCGGAGATCAGTTTCCCAACTTCGAGGCCGAGACCAATGAGGGGAAGATCGATTTTTACGATTGGATGGGGGATAGCTGGGCTATCCTGTTCTCCCATCCTGCGGACTATACTCCGGTTTGCACAACGGAATTGGCGCGTGTTGGGTCCTTGGTTCCGGAATTCCTGAAGAGAGGCGTCAAACCGATAGCATTATCCTGCGACACCGCTCAGTCGCACAGAGGATGGATCGAGGACATCAAGAGCTTTGGCA AGCTCGGCAGCTTCGATTATCCCATCATAGCCGACGACAAGCGGGAACTGGCATTGAAGTTCAACATGTTGGACAAGGATGAGCTCAACGCCGACGGCATTCCCCTTACATGCCGGGCCGTTTTCATCATCGACGAGAAGAAGAAGCTGCGCCTGTCGATCCTTTACCCGGCGACGACTGGACGAAACTTCGA TGAGATACTTCGCGTTATCGACTCGCTCCAGTTGACGCAAACAAAGAGCGTCGCCACGCCAGCGGACTGGAAGAAGGGCGGCAACTGCATGGTCCTGCCGACGGTGAAGCCGGAGGACGTCCCCAAGCTCTTTCCCAATGGAGTGGAAACGGTTGAAGTACCTTCCGGCAAGTCCTATCTAAGAATTACGCCCCAGCCATAG
- the LOC6497804 gene encoding acyl-CoA-binding domain-containing protein 5, with the protein MAAAIEQRFQAAVNVIKGLPKNGPYQPSTSMMLKFYGLFKQATEGACDQKKPGFWDVVGRAKWDAWHDNRHLNKEQAMQRYVESLKEIIETMSFTENVQNFVGSLDGLGNINLDELELVSPGMREIAESHPNSPFHSRTNSPQHGFNGNADEELEAPLAASETMKESDRNEAVITNGHIAAPLTNGYVGKHSNYAHDPHNYTNNSSVAIVEPSDDEYDDPYDLSHELTQAIAQNTELLQQIQTAISRMNSDVGTVQQRVRSLEQSVKELPSGPSSKRGAWKSSQPSWWPFTNISPLWFAILILWPFVVRRFAGLLQAAPQRRR; encoded by the coding sequence ATGGCTGCAGCAATCGAACAGCGTTTCCAGGCCGCCGTCAACGTGATCAAAGGACTGCCCAAGAATGGACCTTATCAGCCGAGCACCTCCATGATGCTCAAGTTCTACGGCCTCTTCAAGCAGGCCACCGAGGGGGCCTGCGACCAGAAGAAGCCAGGCTTCTGGGACGTGGTCGGAAGGGCCAAGTGGGACGCCTGGCACGACAACCGCCACTTAAACAAGGAACAGGCCATGCAGCGCTACGTTGAGAGCCTCAAGGAGATCATTGAGACGATGTCGTTTACAGAGAATGTACAGAACTTCGTGGGCAGTCTCGACGGTCTGGGGAACATCAATCTGGATGAGCTGGAACTGGTTTCGCCGGGGATGCGCGAGATAGCCGAGTCGCACCCCAACTCGCCGTTCCATTCGCGCACAAACAGCCCGCAGCACGGCTTTAACGGCAACGCTGACGAGGAACTGGAAGCTCCGCTGGCTGCCTCAGAGACCATGAAGGAAAGCGACCGTAATGAGGCAGTGATAACCAATGGCCACATAGCTGCGCCACTGACCAATGGCTACGTGGGAAAGCATAGTAACTACGCACACGACCCCCACAACTACACGAACAATAGCAGTGTGGCGATTGTAGAGCCCTCGGACGACGAATACGATGACCCGTACGACCTTAGCCACGAGCTGACCCAGGCGATCGCCCAAAACACGGAGCTACTGCAGCAGATCCAGACAGCGATCTCGCGGATGAACAGCGACGTGGGCACAGTGCAGCAGAGGGTTAGGAGCCTCGAACAGTCCGTCAAGGAGCTGCCCAGCGGCCCAAGCTCGAAGCGAGGAGCGTGGAAAAGTTCGCAGCCTTCTTGGTGGCCTTTCACAAACATTTCGCCCCTATGGTTCGCCATCCTCATCCTGTGGCCTTTTGTGGTGCGACGCTTCGCGGGACTGCTCCAGGCAGCGCCTCAGCGCAGACGCTGA
- the LOC6497726 gene encoding interferon-related developmental regulator 2 — MPRRNKKSGTGKGRNNDSNSDDESFDNVSVYSHVSEIASSEATDELANERFEEKFERALEQATEKSAQTRVQALQAICELLMHRYMPDFVEDRKMTLMDFVEKSIRRGKGQEQVWGARLAPLLVLQMGGDEGISKAMNQFLLTTVQDKSMGFDARAKCCTALGLLNFLGCEDVGELVQLMQCFEAIFAGSYLRGDDKTPVSVTAEAGALHAEALSAWGLLLTLIPSGDFVSLMTTGQNMFPSIKKFLGLLQSSHLDVRMAAGETIALILESGRAHDQDFLEEDIPELCDAVKQLATDSHKYRAKRDRKAQRATFRDVLRYLEEDISPEINIRFGHESLTLDAWSIHHQYSALCTVMGPGMTSQLQENEFIREIFQLGARLTNTGINGNAKVKQTKLERHLMNAAAFKARSISRGKNRDKRSAVVT; from the exons aTGCCGCGACGCAACAAGAAATCGGGAACGGGCAAAG GTCGCAACAACGACTCCAACTCTGACGACGAGTCCTTCGACAATGTGAGCGTGTACTCGCACGTCTCGGAGATCGCCTCCTCGGAGGCCACCGACGAGCTGGCCAACGAGCGcttcgaggagaagttcgaGCGGGCCCTGGAGCAGGCCACCGAGAAGTCGGCCCAGACCCGTGTCCAGGCCCTGCAGGCCATCTGCGAGCTGCTGATGCACCGCTACATGCCGGACTTCGTGGAGGACCGCAAGATGACCCTGATGGACTTCGTGGAGAAGAGCATCCGCCGGGGCAAGGGCCAGGAGCAGGTGTGGGGCGCCCGACTAGCTCCCCTCCTGGTGCTGCAGATGGGCGGCGACGAGGGCATCTCCAAGGCGATGAACCAGTTCCTCCTGACCACCGTCCAGGACAAGTCCATGGGATTCGACGCTCGGGCCAAGTGCTGCACTGCCCTGGGCCTGCTCAACTTCCTGGGCTGCGAGGACGTCGGCGAGCTGGTGCAGCTGATGCAGTGCTTCGAGGCCATTTTCGCCGGCAGCTACCTGCGGGGTGACGACAAGACTCCGGTCTCGGTCACTGCGGAGGCGGGCGCCTTGCACGCGGAGGCTCTCTCCGCCTGGGGACTGCTGCTCACTTTGATTCCTTCTGGTGACTTTGTCTCCTTGATGACTACCGGACAGAACATGTTCCC TTCGATCAAAAAGTTCTTGGGTCTGTTGCAATCATCCCACTTGGACGTTCGCATGGCCGCCGGCGAGACCATTGCCTTGATACTGGAGTCGGGCCGCGCCCACGACCAGGACTTCCTCGAGGAGGACATCCCCGAGCTGTGCGATGCCGTTAAGCAACTGGCCACCGACTCGCACAAGTACCGGGCCAAGCGCGATCGCAAGGCCCAGCGCGCCACCTTCAGGGATGTGCTGCGCTACCTAGAG GAGGATATCTCGCCGGAAATCAACATTCGCTTCGGCCACGAGTCCCTCACCCTGGACGCCTGGTCCATCCACCACCAGTACTCGGCCCTGTGCACGGTCATGGGTCCCGGTATGACCTCGCAGCTGCAGGAAAACGAATTTATTCGCGAAATCTTCCAGCTGGGAGCCCGTCTAACCAACACCGGCATCAACGGCAACGCCAAAGTCAAGCAGACCAAACTGGAGCGC CACCTGATGAACGCTGCCGCTTTCAAGGCACGCTCCATTTCCCGTGGCAAGAACCGCGACAAGCGATCGGCCGTCGTCACTTAG
- the LOC6497803 gene encoding uncharacterized protein LOC6497803 produces the protein MMLSTYQHDYVPPSAKRYEFLTRAKGLEGHDGPMVIECECSDETKINMPPAAAKDCSGVEWTGIAPMGKLVDPRLIPTQLTQDQVEKMAFSAETDCFKLQPNRFLKILRTVYPDLYERLKVLPKDELSRRLEKNRMFTTYQIDYCNMNEYPEGIYESLKTEDESSKQNSNKLMNERGPCSEFRQNVMNELERETSPGYDVSRDECEKSYKPFKTTFADSSSFVDSGSNSHWSAAPTTYRKMPNFSEYMDSISRNGCVIMRNKLHDHSKCLAKYCKHDLKFTCADLK, from the coding sequence ATGATGCTATCAACCTACCAGCATGACTACGTGCCACCAAGTGCCAAGCGGTACGAGTTCCTCACGCGCGCCAAAGGCCTGGAGGGCCACGACGGGCCCATGGTAATTGAGTGCGAGTGCTCGGACGAGACCAAGATCAACATGCCGCCAGCTGCGGCCAAGGACTGCAGCGGTGTGGAGTGGACGGGCATTGCGCCCATGGGCAAGCTGGTCGACCCGCGGCTCATTCCCACCCAGCTGACCCAGGACCAGGTCGAGAAAATGGCCTTCTCAGCGGAAACCGACTGCTTCAAACTGCAGCCGAACCGGTTCCTCAAAATCCTGCGCACGGTCTACCCCGACCTGTACGAGCGCCTGAAGGTGCTGCCCAAGGACGAGCTGAGCCGCAGGCTGGAGAAAAACCGGATGTTCACCACCTACCAGATCGACTACTGCAACATGAACGAGTACCCGGAGGGAATATACGAGAGTCTGAAGACTGAGGATGAGTCCTCGAAGCAGAACTCGAACAAGCTGATGAACGAGCGCGGACCATGCTCAGAATTCCGGCAGAACGTGATGAACGAACTGGAACGGGAGACGTCCCCCGGGTACGACGTGTCGCGGGACGAGTGCGAAAAGTCCTACAAGCCGTTTAAGACCACCTTCGCGGACTCCTCATCCTTCGTCGACTCGGGCAGCAACTCCCACTGGAGCGCGGCCCCCACGACGTACCGCAAGATGCCCAACTTCAGCGAGTACATGGACTCGATCAGCCGCAACGGCTGCGTCATCATGCGCAACAAGCTGCACGACCACTCCAAGTGCTTGGCCAAGTACTGCAAGCACGACCTCAAGTTCACTTGTGCGGACTTGAAGTGA